Sequence from the Bacillus thuringiensis genome:
ATTTGTACGGAGATACAATTAAGGGAAGCGTCTCTCGTATGGAACTATTTAACCGTTGTGCATACGCTCATTTCGCGCAGCACGGTTTATCATTAAGAGAGCGTGATATTTTCAAATTGGATGCGCCAGATATCGGGGAGTTATTCCATGCAGCGCTGAAGAGAATTGCGGACAGGCTATTACGTGAAAATCGTACTTGGGCGGATTTATCAATAAAAGAGTGTGAGCATCTTTCTGCTGTAGTAATAGAAGAAATTGCACCGTTATTACAAAGACAAATTTTATTAAGTTCAAACCGTCATTTCTATTTAAAACAAAAACTACAACAAATCATATTCCGTACGTCAATCATTCTTCGTGAACATGCGAAGTCGAGCGGTTTCGTACCAGTTGATTTAGAAGTGCCATTCGGTATGGGTGGTACAGGGTCGCTTCCGCCGATGGAGTTCTCATTACCAAATGGTGTGAAGATGGAAGTAGTTGGCCGTATTGACCGTGTTGATAAGGCGGAAGATGAAAACGGAACATTCCTACGTATTATTGACTATAAATCAAGTGCAAAAGCGTTAGACTTAACGGAAGTGTATTACGGATTAGCACTTCAAATGTTAACGTATTTAGATGTCGTTACTTCAAATGCACAGACGTGGATGAAAAAAGGCCACGCAGCATCACCAGCTGGTGTATTGTACTTCCACATTCATAACCCGATCGTTGAGGTGAAAGGTGACGCATCTGAAGCAGAAATTGAAAAGGAAATTTTAAAGAAATTCAAAATGAAAGGACTCGTACTAGGAGATGCTGACGTTGTTCGTTTAATGGATAACAAACTTTCAACAGGAAGCTCTGATATTATTTCTGCTGGTCTGAAAAAAGACGGTAGTTTTAGTGCGCGTTCTAGTATTGCCAGTGAACAAGAGTTTAACGTACTACAAAAATACGTACACCATACGTTTGAAAATATCGGAAAAGACATTACAGAAGGCGTTATCGATATTGCTCCTTACAAAAAGGGAAATAAAGCGGCGTGTACGTTCTGTAACTTCAAATCTGTTTGTCAGTTCGATGAATCACTTGAAGATAATCAATTCCGTACGCTAAAAGATATGAAAGATAGTGAAGCGATGGAGAAAATTAGAGAGGAGGTTGGCGGAGAATGATAGAAAATTGGCCTAAAAAACCAGAAGGTAGTCAATGGACAGATGACCAGTGGAAAGCCGTTGTAGCGAACGGACGTGATATTTTAGTCGCAGCAGCAGCAGGATCAGGGAAAACAGCGGTATTAGTTGAACGTATTATTAAAAAGATTATAAATGAAGAAAACCCAGTCGATGTCGACCGCCTGCTCGTTGTAACATTTACAAATGCAGCGGCGCAAGAGATGAAAAACAGAATTGGGGAAGCGTTAGAAAAAGTATTAATTGATGAGCCAGGCTCTCAGCACATTAGAAAGCAGCTGAGCTTATTAAATAAAGCTTCCATTTCAACGATCCATTCATTTTGTTTACAAGTTATTAGAGGATACTATTACATGCTTGATGTTGATCCTCGTTTCCGCATTGCGAATCAAACAGAAAACGAACTATTAAAAGAAGAAGTGCTAGATGACATATTAGAAGAAGAGTATGGAATTGAAGATAATACGATATTCTTTGAACTTGTTGATCGTTATACGAGTGACCGTAGTGACGATGATTTACAGCGTATGATTTTAGCACTTCATACAGAATCAAGAGCACATCCAAATCCGGAAAAATGGCTTGATAAATTAGTGGAAGCATACGACGTGGAAGGAAAGACAATTGAAGATTTAGTATATGCTTCGTATTTATTAGAAGATGTGAAATTCCAACTTGAAACAGCGGAACAGCATATTCGTAAAGCGACTGAACTTGCAATGCTTCCTGACGGTCCAGCACCTCGCGTTGAAACCCTGCAAACAGACTTAGCTTTACTTGGAACGTTATCATCAGCTGCTCGTGAGTCATGGACAAGTGTGTACGAAGCAATGCAAAATGTGTCATGGCAAACGTTAAAGCGTATTAAGAAAAGTGATTACAACGAGGACGTTGTAAAACAAGTAGACTCTCTTCGTAATAAAGCGAAGGATGAAGTGAAGAAATTGCAAGAAGAGCTATTTAGCCGCAGACCTGAAAGTTTCTTACGAGATTTTCAAGATATGCATCCTGTATTAGAAAAACTCGTACAGATTGTAAAAGTATTTACAGAGCGTTTCCAAGCGATGAAGCGAGATAAAGGCATGGTCGATTTCACAGATTTAGAGCATTTCTGTTTACAAATTTTAAGTGAACAAAGTGAAGATGGTGAAATGAAGCCATCAGCAGTAGCACTTCAATATCGTAATAAATTTGCTGAAGTATTAGTCGATGAATATCAAGATACGAACTTCGTACAAGAATCGATTATTAAATTCGTAACGAAAGATTCTGAGAGTGAAGGAAACTTATTCATGGTTGGTGACGTGAAGCAATCGATTTATCGTTTCCGATTAGCAGAACCAGGCCTATTCCTAGGAAAGTATAAACGTTTCACGCAAGAAGGATTAGGCGGCGGAATGAAAATTGATTTAGCGAAAAACTTCCGTAGTCGTCATGAAGTACTAGCAGGCACGAACTTCATCTTCAAACAAATTATGGGCGAAGAAGTTGGGGAGATTGACTACGATGCTGACGCTGAATTAAAGTTAGGTGCTAGCTATCCAGAAGGTGAAGATGTAGCGGCTGAACTATTATGTATTCAGCAAACGGAAGAAGAAGTACTAGACGGTGAAGAAGGTGCGGAAGTAGAAAAGGCACAGCTTGAAGCTCGTCTTATGGCGCAGCGCATTAAAGCGATGGTTGATTCAGGTTATGAAGTGTATGACCGTAAAAATAATAGTATGCGCCCTGTACAATACCGCGACTTCGTTATTTTACTTCGCTCCATGCCGTGGGCACCGCAAATTATGGAAGAGCTAAAGCTGCAAGGAATTCCAGTATACGCTGATCTTGCGACTGGTTACTTTGAAGCGACAGAAGTAAATATTATGATGAACGTCTTCCGCGTGATTGATAATCCGATGCAAGATATTCCACTTGCCGCAGTGCTTCGTTCACCGATCGTTGGATTAAATGATGAAGAACTTGCGACGCTTCGTGCTCACGGAAAGAAAGGTTCGTTTTATGAAGTAATGAGCTCATTCTTAAAAGGGGCACCACTTGAAGAAGAACAAGAACTACATGATAAATTAGAGTGGTTCTATAACTTACTGCAAGGGTGGCGTGAATTCGCGCGCCAACAGTCACTTTCTGATTTGATTTGGAAAGTGTACGGTGAGACAGGCTATTACGATTTCGTTGGCGGTTTACCAGCTGGAAAGCAAAGACAAGCAAACTTAC
This genomic interval carries:
- the addA gene encoding helicase-exonuclease AddAB subunit AddA; this translates as MIENWPKKPEGSQWTDDQWKAVVANGRDILVAAAAGSGKTAVLVERIIKKIINEENPVDVDRLLVVTFTNAAAQEMKNRIGEALEKVLIDEPGSQHIRKQLSLLNKASISTIHSFCLQVIRGYYYMLDVDPRFRIANQTENELLKEEVLDDILEEEYGIEDNTIFFELVDRYTSDRSDDDLQRMILALHTESRAHPNPEKWLDKLVEAYDVEGKTIEDLVYASYLLEDVKFQLETAEQHIRKATELAMLPDGPAPRVETLQTDLALLGTLSSAARESWTSVYEAMQNVSWQTLKRIKKSDYNEDVVKQVDSLRNKAKDEVKKLQEELFSRRPESFLRDFQDMHPVLEKLVQIVKVFTERFQAMKRDKGMVDFTDLEHFCLQILSEQSEDGEMKPSAVALQYRNKFAEVLVDEYQDTNFVQESIIKFVTKDSESEGNLFMVGDVKQSIYRFRLAEPGLFLGKYKRFTQEGLGGGMKIDLAKNFRSRHEVLAGTNFIFKQIMGEEVGEIDYDADAELKLGASYPEGEDVAAELLCIQQTEEEVLDGEEGAEVEKAQLEARLMAQRIKAMVDSGYEVYDRKNNSMRPVQYRDFVILLRSMPWAPQIMEELKLQGIPVYADLATGYFEATEVNIMMNVFRVIDNPMQDIPLAAVLRSPIVGLNDEELATLRAHGKKGSFYEVMSSFLKGAPLEEEQELHDKLEWFYNLLQGWREFARQQSLSDLIWKVYGETGYYDFVGGLPAGKQRQANLRVLYDRARQYEATSFRGLFRFLRFIERILERGDDMGTARALGEQEDVVRIMTIHKSKGLEFPVVFVAGLGRRFNTQDLMKRFLLHKDFGFGSQFIDPRKRIKYTTLSQLAIKRKMKMELIAEEMRVLYVALTRAKEKLILIGTVKDATKEMEKWLDAREHSEWLLPDHIRAGASCYLDWIAPSLYRHRDSEMLLELGQGSIPDEVYGYDTSWKVEVVDGNTLLAPEPVQEEKQELLEALREKKAVPLESERKEEVYDRLMWKYGYEEATAHRAKQSVTEIKRNYQSEEGSDNAFIKKLRAPIKTRPRFMEKKGLTYAERGTAVHAVMQHVDLKKPITIEVLQEQIAGMVNKELLTFEQAEEIAIEKVIAFFESDLGKRVLAAKSVEREVPFTMMLAAEEAYQDWQGKSDETILVQGVIDCMIEEEDGITLIDFKTDTIKGKFPGGFDQAKPILEERYKVQLSLYAKALEKSLQHPVKEKCLYFFDGNHVVKIEE